One Bacteroidales bacterium DNA segment encodes these proteins:
- a CDS encoding histidine kinase, giving the protein MNSFLQLISFICIILGLSAKGVIAQTQYSNPETFNIINGLPNNEVRCLLKDSKGYIWVGTSYGLAKYDGNKFSVFKHQPNSNSISGDVITVIFEDDKKNILVGTNGLSILERKTSKWKNYLHDPNNKLSISNPGVSSIAQENDSIYWIITYNGVNKFNINTGRFTNLKFNVNSRILSSKILDFVPNRSISFFISFTAYQYDLINNTYKALTISNFEFNNDIVFNRNIIGIKRLGLDKYKLVRYDLSTKKEYSLLAVNDGNCLLFHDNETLYLVYKNKICSFNATFKLTKTIFFQPQKLKSKIEYYCGLKEENGTIWIGTSTGLFKIPPSSPFHILDGNNGLTNEYIRSLAIDSRNNLWIGVRQGATYQIPKADTLTANKRKSVNSFLFPTINGEVYATNQILELKNKDFLFVTNKAIYYYSALLQKFTDQFYIPKNGQYFSALEIPGGILIGSLEKPTLFKVIVDSNRIKLDTSIKIQNMPDVVYSLYKDTENEVWLGGEGLYKLHFKGSSNSINVETIIPSINETNYTNNSVWNILEIDDARLIVCTTTNGFYIYNKHLNKIEHFNKNNGLSTDFTCAIQKDHNNNLWMSTKEGISFIDSKNYTIKNYTVKNGPFNCDFNFKSSAKTRNNFLLFGSKQGIVYFNPDSIKSNSTKYPLLINEFRVFDNVVRRELKHKDTIILNHDENFFSFEFSLLDFRNPKEIHYKYQLLNYNKTERTVNNGVNSASYTDVPPGKYIFQLTSSNSTDIDCEQKIELLLIIRPAFYQTLLFKILTVLIAITIIGSIILVLIRRQMLRSRLYKMELDLLRAQINPHFIFNTLTSIQQSILMNSKDIASDHLSKFSRLMRMCLDYSHLEYIPLEKAIHFYKTYVSVESVNLDEEISFQITVDKTIDSKKTLISPMLIQPFIENAIIHGLAPKQKDMHLELTINKMGGLLICTIQDNGIGRVKASEIAQKKANGHQSMGIELTKKRILLQFQKNLLIKDSIDITDNYDENGNPTGTTVMLKILYRL; this is encoded by the coding sequence ATATGTATTATTCTAGGCTTATCGGCTAAAGGCGTAATTGCACAAACACAATATTCAAACCCTGAAACTTTTAATATCATAAATGGATTACCTAACAACGAGGTAAGGTGTTTACTGAAAGACTCTAAGGGTTATATTTGGGTTGGTACATCATACGGATTAGCAAAATACGATGGTAATAAGTTTTCGGTTTTTAAGCATCAGCCAAATTCAAATAGCATCTCGGGTGATGTTATAACAGTCATCTTTGAAGATGATAAGAAAAACATTCTGGTCGGAACCAATGGGTTATCGATATTAGAGCGTAAGACCAGTAAATGGAAGAACTATCTGCATGATCCCAACAACAAGCTATCTATAAGCAACCCAGGAGTATCTTCAATAGCGCAGGAGAATGATAGTATATACTGGATTATCACCTATAATGGGGTAAATAAATTCAATATCAATACAGGTAGGTTTACCAATCTAAAATTTAATGTTAACTCAAGGATTCTTTCTTCGAAAATATTAGACTTTGTGCCCAATAGAAGTATCTCCTTCTTTATTTCTTTCACCGCCTATCAGTACGATTTAATAAATAATACATATAAAGCACTAACTATTAGCAATTTTGAGTTTAATAACGACATTGTATTTAATCGCAATATTATTGGTATTAAACGCTTAGGGTTAGATAAATATAAACTTGTCAGGTACGATCTTTCAACAAAAAAGGAATACTCACTTTTGGCAGTTAACGATGGTAATTGCTTACTATTTCATGATAATGAGACTCTTTATCTGGTATATAAAAACAAAATTTGCTCCTTTAATGCAACTTTTAAACTAACAAAAACCATATTCTTTCAGCCTCAAAAACTGAAATCGAAAATAGAGTATTATTGTGGACTAAAGGAAGAAAATGGGACTATTTGGATTGGAACAAGTACTGGCTTATTTAAAATTCCTCCAAGTTCACCCTTTCATATTCTTGACGGAAATAATGGGTTGACTAATGAGTACATAAGATCTTTGGCAATTGACAGCCGTAATAATTTATGGATTGGTGTTCGGCAGGGTGCTACATACCAAATTCCTAAAGCAGATACTCTTACAGCAAACAAAAGGAAAAGTGTCAATAGTTTCCTCTTCCCTACTATTAATGGTGAAGTGTATGCAACAAATCAAATTCTTGAGTTAAAAAACAAAGATTTTCTATTTGTAACTAACAAGGCTATTTACTACTATAGTGCACTTTTACAGAAATTCACAGATCAGTTTTACATCCCCAAAAATGGACAATATTTTTCAGCCCTTGAGATACCCGGTGGCATTCTAATTGGCTCGCTTGAAAAGCCAACCCTTTTCAAGGTAATTGTTGATTCGAATAGAATAAAACTGGACACATCGATTAAAATACAGAACATGCCTGATGTTGTTTACTCCCTTTATAAAGATACTGAAAACGAAGTGTGGCTGGGTGGAGAGGGGCTGTATAAACTCCATTTCAAGGGTAGTTCGAATAGTATTAACGTTGAAACCATTATTCCCTCAATCAATGAAACAAACTACACAAATAACTCTGTTTGGAATATTTTAGAAATTGACGATGCCCGATTAATAGTATGTACAACCACCAATGGTTTTTATATTTATAATAAACATCTAAATAAAATTGAACATTTCAATAAAAACAATGGTCTATCTACCGATTTTACCTGTGCTATACAAAAAGACCACAACAACAATTTATGGATGAGCACTAAAGAGGGCATCAGTTTTATTGATTCTAAAAACTATACAATTAAAAACTATACCGTTAAGAATGGCCCTTTTAATTGCGATTTCAATTTTAAAAGTTCTGCAAAAACCCGTAATAATTTCCTTCTTTTTGGCAGTAAACAAGGGATTGTTTATTTCAATCCCGATAGTATTAAATCCAATAGCACTAAATATCCACTTTTAATAAACGAATTTCGGGTATTTGATAATGTCGTTAGGCGAGAACTGAAGCATAAGGATACCATTATTCTAAATCACGATGAAAACTTTTTTTCATTTGAATTCTCGCTACTCGATTTTAGAAATCCAAAGGAAATTCATTATAAATACCAATTACTTAATTACAATAAGACTGAAAGAACTGTAAACAATGGTGTTAATTCGGCTAGCTACACAGATGTTCCTCCAGGAAAATATATCTTCCAACTAACAAGTAGTAATTCAACAGATATTGATTGTGAACAAAAGATTGAATTACTCTTGATTATACGACCAGCCTTTTATCAAACCCTACTATTCAAAATACTAACCGTTTTAATCGCCATTACGATTATTGGTTCAATAATTCTTGTTTTGATTCGAAGGCAGATGTTGCGAAGTAGGCTATATAAAATGGAACTTGATCTTTTGCGAGCGCAAATCAACCCTCACTTCATATTCAATACATTAACCTCAATACAGCAAAGCATTTTGATGAACAGTAAGGATATCGCATCTGATCATCTTTCAAAATTCTCGCGATTAATGAGAATGTGCCTAGATTATTCGCATTTGGAATATATCCCCCTTGAAAAAGCAATACATTTTTATAAAACATACGTATCTGTGGAATCTGTAAATCTTGATGAAGAAATCTCTTTCCAAATAACTGTTGATAAAACTATTGATTCCAAAAAAACATTGATATCTCCAATGCTTATTCAACCTTTTATTGAAAATGCAATCATTCATGGGCTTGCACCAAAACAAAAGGATATGCATTTAGAACTTACTATAAACAAAATGGGCGGATTGTTGATTTGTACTATTCAGGATAATGGCATTGGTAGGGTAAAGGCATCTGAAATTGCACAAAAGAAAGCAAATGGTCACCAATCGATGGGCATTGAACTCACTAAAAAAAGGATTCTACTACAGTTTCAGAAGAATTTGTTAATTAAAGATTCTATAGATATAACTGATAACTATGATGAAAATGGAAATCCAACAGGAACTACCGTGATGTTGAAGATTCTATATCGTTTATAA
- a CDS encoding methylated-DNA--[protein]-cysteine S-methyltransferase, translated as MTDYERIAKAIEFIHSNFKEQPNLDEVARQVYLSPFHFQRMFKEWAGVSPKKFLQFLSVEYAKRLLSNDMSLFEVSYETGLSSTSRLHDLFITIEGMSPGVYKNGGKDLQINYSCAETIFGDVIIASTDKGICHLNFSDNKQNEIESLTKQFPNASLIQRTDLMQQNALKFFSNDWSDLQKIKLHLKGTDFQIKVWQSLLKIPSGNVSTYSRIAENINNRQAVRAVGTAIGSNPVAYLIPCHRVIKSSGQIGEYHWGSTRKNAILGWEASKIAAED; from the coding sequence ATGACAGATTACGAAAGAATAGCAAAGGCCATCGAATTTATTCATTCAAATTTTAAGGAACAACCTAATTTGGATGAAGTTGCAAGGCAGGTTTACTTAAGCCCTTTTCATTTTCAAAGGATGTTTAAAGAATGGGCTGGAGTAAGCCCTAAAAAGTTTCTGCAATTTTTAAGCGTTGAGTATGCCAAAAGACTACTTAGCAACGACATGTCGTTATTTGAAGTAAGTTACGAAACTGGTCTTAGCAGCACTAGCAGACTGCACGATTTGTTTATTACAATCGAAGGCATGTCGCCTGGAGTGTATAAAAACGGAGGCAAGGATCTGCAAATCAACTACAGTTGTGCTGAAACAATTTTTGGGGATGTTATTATTGCTTCAACCGATAAGGGAATTTGTCACCTGAATTTTTCAGACAACAAGCAAAATGAAATTGAAAGTCTTACAAAGCAATTCCCCAATGCTTCCCTTATTCAAAGAACGGATTTAATGCAACAAAATGCGCTCAAATTCTTTTCTAACGATTGGAGCGATTTGCAAAAAATTAAACTGCATTTAAAAGGTACCGACTTTCAAATTAAAGTGTGGCAATCGCTTCTGAAAATTCCATCAGGTAATGTATCTACCTATTCCAGGATTGCAGAAAACATTAATAACCGGCAAGCTGTTAGGGCCGTTGGAACAGCTATAGGCAGTAATCCTGTTGCTTATCTCATTCCCTGTCATAGGGTTATCAAATCATCTGGGCAAATTGGCGAATACCATTGGGGTTCAACACGAAAAAATGCGATACTGGGATGGGAAGCATCAAAAATAGCCGCTGAAGATTAA
- a CDS encoding DUF1203 domain-containing protein, with amino-acid sequence MRNFRIVPLTPEFVSKIKSSQKDDFGHDIVEQVASGYGPCRLSLKPFEIGVDKRLLLSYSPFEIDNAYNQPGPVFIHKKDVEPYSDIYRFPKEIKDDKVNFPLSLIGYSKDQQMIFTQLVGDADVDDLIAEIFDHNPDVKYLHARNAEPCCFICKIERI; translated from the coding sequence ATGAGAAATTTCAGAATTGTTCCATTGACCCCGGAATTTGTTAGCAAGATTAAATCATCACAAAAGGATGATTTTGGACACGACATTGTAGAGCAAGTCGCATCGGGATATGGGCCATGCAGACTGTCCTTAAAACCTTTCGAAATAGGTGTGGATAAGCGATTACTTTTGAGTTACAGCCCTTTTGAAATAGACAATGCCTACAATCAGCCGGGACCGGTTTTTATTCATAAAAAAGATGTCGAACCTTATAGCGATATTTATCGATTTCCAAAGGAAATAAAAGATGACAAAGTGAATTTTCCTCTTTCACTGATCGGCTATAGTAAAGACCAACAAATGATATTTACGCAATTGGTGGGCGATGCTGATGTTGACGACCTGATAGCAGAAATATTCGATCATAATCCGGATGTGAAATACTTGCATGCACGTAACGCAGAACCCTGTTGCTTTATTTGTAAAATCGAAAGAATTTGA
- a CDS encoding GyrI-like domain-containing protein codes for MKKMKPRIQTIDEKKVVGIRLSMSLTNYQVGNLWKNFMPRRNEITDKLTDDLISMAIYKPEHFTDFKPTNEFEKWAAVEVSSFDKVPDEMEIFVLPGGLYAVFDYKGLNTDHSIFQYILGTWLPDSEYTLDNRPHFEVLGNKYKNNDPKSEEEIWIPIKRK; via the coding sequence ATAAAGAAGATGAAACCAAGGATTCAAACAATTGACGAAAAAAAAGTAGTTGGGATCAGACTATCAATGAGCTTAACAAACTACCAAGTAGGTAACCTCTGGAAAAATTTTATGCCAAGGAGAAATGAAATCACCGACAAACTAACGGACGATTTAATTTCAATGGCAATTTATAAACCGGAACATTTCACTGATTTTAAGCCAACGAACGAATTCGAAAAGTGGGCGGCTGTTGAAGTTTCAAGTTTTGACAAAGTACCGGATGAAATGGAGATTTTCGTTTTGCCAGGTGGACTTTATGCCGTTTTTGATTACAAAGGCTTAAATACAGATCATTCAATTTTTCAATACATTTTGGGAACATGGTTGCCAGACTCAGAATATACCTTAGACAACAGGCCTCATTTTGAAGTGTTAGGCAACAAATATAAAAATAACGACCCCAAATCGGAAGAAGAAATTTGGATACCAATCAAACGAAAATAA
- a CDS encoding SnoaL-like domain-containing protein — protein sequence MGNIETVKKMYELFATKDNNAIRQIFDENIKWNQMKGFPCGGQHIGAAAVFEKVFGGFRKNWTNWKATITRYIDIGDGVFVIGFYEGTFNATGKYMKSDFACEYKVNDGKITEFNQYTDTFLIGQAMGLTKE from the coding sequence ATGGGAAATATTGAAACAGTAAAAAAAATGTATGAGCTTTTTGCTACCAAAGACAATAATGCAATAAGACAAATATTTGACGAAAACATAAAGTGGAACCAAATGAAAGGTTTCCCATGTGGCGGACAACATATTGGAGCGGCCGCAGTATTTGAAAAGGTTTTTGGTGGGTTCAGAAAAAATTGGACAAATTGGAAAGCAACAATTACACGTTATATTGACATCGGTGACGGAGTTTTTGTTATTGGTTTTTACGAAGGAACTTTTAACGCTACAGGAAAATATATGAAATCGGACTTTGCCTGTGAATACAAAGTAAATGACGGAAAAATAACAGAGTTCAATCAATATACAGACACATTTCTAATTGGACAAGCAATGGGACTGACCAAAGAATAA
- a CDS encoding beta-lactamase family protein, translating to MRLLTITILAFALSLNMQAQMPDSLKTKVDEIFTEFNNTNSPGCALAILQDGKMLYEKYYGMSNLEYNLAVSPDSKFHVASVSKQFTAAAIIKLSLEGKISLDDDIRKYIPEVPDFGYKITFYHLLHHTSGLRDQWEMMTLSGWRSNDLITETDILDMVKRQKSLNFKPGDEFLYSNTGFTLLAVAVKKITGVSLKDYTDSVFFKPMGMNNTHFQSDHSAIIPNRTSAYVKEEKGNWRIEIPVFDNYGATALFTTARDLAKWDEAFYGGKIFSDDFVQAMYKPGVLNDGTEQIYASGLMLENYNGYNIIEHGGADAGYRCFVLRIPEKHFSAIILSNSGNFSVDYHRIIDLFLTNKNVEKQRNPEEHFAIDSTIVKNWEGDYFDETSSSKFNLHFEKNELKIGWWGLNPVSNYDFSAGPMTTFSFKIDGKNIFMTKADIGAQKTVYKKVKKVEPAKVDGKQYIGNFYCSELDALYRVTGDGNNIFVHIPRNDSLRLTPYLNDVFEGDFEWIVRFKRDNKKQINGFYLSARMVRSLFFEKKEL from the coding sequence ATGCGACTATTAACAATAACTATTTTGGCATTTGCCCTTAGCTTGAACATGCAAGCTCAAATGCCCGATTCGCTCAAAACTAAGGTGGATGAAATTTTTACAGAATTTAATAATACAAACTCCCCCGGATGTGCCTTAGCTATTTTGCAGGACGGGAAAATGTTGTATGAAAAATATTATGGCATGTCGAACCTGGAGTATAATTTGGCTGTTAGTCCGGATTCCAAATTCCATGTTGCCTCTGTGTCAAAACAATTCACTGCTGCGGCTATCATAAAATTATCGTTAGAAGGGAAAATATCGCTTGATGATGACATCAGAAAATACATTCCCGAGGTTCCGGATTTTGGTTATAAAATTACATTCTATCATTTACTGCATCACACAAGTGGTTTAAGAGATCAATGGGAGATGATGACCCTTTCTGGCTGGCGAAGCAATGACTTGATCACTGAGACCGATATTTTGGATATGGTAAAACGCCAGAAGAGTTTAAATTTTAAACCGGGCGATGAATTTTTATATAGCAATACGGGATTCACTTTGCTGGCTGTTGCTGTAAAAAAGATCACAGGAGTTTCACTGAAAGATTATACTGATTCAGTTTTCTTCAAACCAATGGGAATGAACAATACACATTTTCAAAGCGATCATTCTGCCATAATCCCCAACCGGACATCGGCCTATGTGAAGGAGGAAAAAGGGAATTGGCGAATTGAAATTCCTGTTTTTGATAATTATGGTGCCACGGCATTGTTTACCACGGCAAGAGATTTGGCCAAATGGGACGAGGCATTTTATGGCGGTAAAATATTTTCGGACGATTTTGTTCAAGCGATGTATAAACCCGGAGTACTAAACGATGGCACAGAGCAAATTTATGCTTCTGGATTAATGCTCGAAAACTACAATGGTTATAATATTATCGAGCATGGTGGCGCTGATGCGGGCTACAGATGTTTTGTTTTGCGAATTCCGGAAAAGCACTTTTCAGCCATAATTCTTTCTAATAGTGGTAACTTTTCAGTAGATTATCATAGAATAATTGATCTGTTTCTTACAAATAAAAACGTTGAAAAACAAAGAAACCCTGAGGAACATTTTGCAATTGATAGCACCATTGTAAAAAATTGGGAAGGCGATTATTTTGATGAAACTTCCAGTTCAAAATTTAATCTGCATTTTGAAAAAAATGAATTAAAAATTGGTTGGTGGGGATTGAACCCTGTTAGCAATTACGATTTTAGTGCTGGACCAATGACAACCTTCAGTTTTAAAATTGATGGTAAAAATATCTTCATGACAAAAGCAGATATTGGCGCCCAAAAAACAGTGTATAAAAAGGTAAAAAAAGTTGAACCTGCTAAAGTTGACGGGAAACAATACATTGGCAATTTTTATTGCAGCGAGTTAGACGCTTTGTATCGGGTAACTGGTGATGGTAACAATATTTTCGTTCATATTCCACGAAACGATTCGCTAAGACTCACTCCCTATTTAAACGACGTTTTTGAAGGCGATTTTGAATGGATTGTTCGTTTTAAGAGAGATAATAAAAAGCAAATCAATGGCTTTTATCTATCCGCAAGAATGGTAAGGAGCTTATTTTTTGAGAAGAAAGAATTGTAA
- a CDS encoding response regulator transcription factor — protein MIKTLIVEDNKKSAELLKSYISNLFNDLEFIGIANNLDEAVNFIFQERPSLVFLDINLQEESGFDVLKKTNAEEYEIIITTAYSEYTLQAIKNSAIDYILKPYDIEELKNAVNKARKQIELKRLPQNPQIIQTDKLDDRVFISTTEGLIFIKIDEIVCISADSSYSVFHLVNGSKVVSSKRLSIYEEMLKNRLFVRVHKSYLINLKHVKKYQRGRGGYLCMTNGLVIKVGDSKKDEILKYLVL, from the coding sequence ATGATTAAGACGCTAATAGTTGAAGATAACAAGAAATCAGCAGAATTACTGAAAAGTTATATTTCGAATTTATTTAACGATTTAGAGTTCATTGGAATTGCTAATAATCTGGACGAGGCTGTAAATTTTATTTTTCAGGAGAGACCATCTTTAGTTTTTCTTGATATCAATTTACAAGAAGAAAGTGGGTTTGATGTACTAAAGAAAACGAATGCAGAAGAGTACGAAATTATTATTACTACTGCATATAGTGAATATACCTTACAGGCCATAAAAAACTCTGCAATTGACTATATTTTAAAACCTTACGATATTGAGGAGTTAAAGAATGCTGTTAATAAAGCCAGAAAACAAATAGAATTAAAAAGATTACCACAAAATCCGCAAATTATCCAAACCGATAAACTTGATGATAGAGTTTTTATATCTACCACAGAAGGCCTAATATTTATTAAGATAGATGAGATTGTTTGTATTTCCGCCGATTCCAGCTATTCGGTGTTTCATTTGGTTAATGGATCAAAGGTTGTTTCTTCAAAAAGATTATCTATTTACGAGGAAATGTTAAAGAATCGCCTCTTTGTTCGGGTTCATAAATCCTACCTAATAAATTTAAAGCACGTTAAGAAATATCAGAGAGGACGTGGCGGATATTTATGTATGACCAATGGGTTGGTTATTAAAGTAGGGGATAGCAAAAAGGATGAAATATTAAAATATTTGGTATTGTAG
- a CDS encoding porin family protein, whose product MRIVIIYTLLIIGISTHSTAQQFDAGFVCGLAATQVDGDGNGGYNKAGPIAGIWVGRRLNHVLYTRMELRYIQKGSFAKTIQDGVTIGHYRMRLNYLEIPIIVGYRFGNGFNALAGISTGYLGKAQEMNEFGPFPQEDIQKFHKFELAWRFGFEYNQSKHWAFNIMYSYSMFPVRPHKGNITYRWDRGQYNNVIEFVARYKI is encoded by the coding sequence ATGAGAATTGTTATTATATATACACTATTGATTATTGGAATTTCCACTCATTCAACAGCGCAGCAATTTGATGCCGGATTTGTTTGTGGTTTAGCCGCAACTCAGGTGGATGGTGATGGGAATGGCGGATACAATAAGGCGGGACCAATTGCAGGTATCTGGGTCGGTCGTAGATTAAATCATGTTCTCTATACCAGAATGGAATTGAGGTACATTCAAAAGGGCAGTTTTGCCAAAACCATTCAGGATGGTGTTACCATTGGGCATTATCGCATGAGATTGAATTACCTTGAGATACCAATAATTGTTGGTTATCGATTTGGTAATGGGTTTAATGCATTAGCAGGTATCTCTACAGGGTATCTTGGTAAGGCTCAAGAGATGAATGAGTTTGGTCCTTTTCCACAAGAGGATATCCAAAAATTTCACAAATTTGAACTTGCTTGGAGATTTGGTTTTGAGTACAACCAAAGCAAGCATTGGGCATTTAATATTATGTATAGCTACTCCATGTTTCCTGTTCGACCTCACAAAGGGAATATAACTTACCGATGGGATCGGGGTCAGTATAATAATGTGATTGAGTTTGTGGCTAGATATAAAATATGA
- a CDS encoding NAD-dependent deacylase, producing the protein MNRIKLVVLTGAGISAESGIRTFRDMGGLWEEYDIMEVASYDGWVQNPDLVLNFYNDRRKQLKNAMPNRGHIALAEAEKYFDVHIITQNVDNLHERAGSTKILHLHGELTKVESTLDSSIVHDIGYTDLKLGDKCEKGSQLRPHIVWFGEPVPAMVDAMQITRQAEIFAIVGTSLNVYPAAGLLGYVSKNTPVYLIDPNDVTVQSRQTIHYIKENASVGVEKMLKLILKEVRGN; encoded by the coding sequence ATGAACAGAATTAAATTAGTAGTGCTTACTGGAGCTGGAATTAGCGCAGAGAGCGGTATTCGTACATTTCGTGATATGGGAGGATTATGGGAGGAATACGATATAATGGAAGTCGCCAGCTACGATGGATGGGTGCAAAATCCCGACTTAGTTTTAAATTTTTACAATGATAGGCGCAAACAGCTTAAGAATGCGATGCCCAATAGAGGTCATATTGCCTTGGCTGAAGCAGAAAAGTATTTTGATGTTCACATCATTACCCAAAATGTTGATAATCTTCATGAAAGGGCAGGAAGCACCAAGATCCTCCACCTACATGGGGAGTTAACCAAGGTTGAGTCAACGTTAGATTCATCAATTGTTCATGATATTGGCTATACCGATTTAAAATTAGGCGATAAATGCGAAAAAGGTTCGCAGCTTCGTCCTCATATAGTTTGGTTTGGTGAACCTGTTCCTGCAATGGTAGATGCTATGCAGATAACCCGGCAAGCAGAGATTTTTGCCATAGTTGGTACATCTCTTAATGTATACCCAGCCGCAGGGTTACTAGGATACGTATCCAAAAACACTCCTGTTTATCTGATTGATCCTAATGACGTGACCGTTCAAAGCCGGCAAACGATTCACTATATTAAAGAGAATGCTTCGGTTGGTGTTGAGAAAATGCTCAAATTGATTTTAAAAGAAGTTAGAGGAAATTAA